The proteins below come from a single Terriglobales bacterium genomic window:
- a CDS encoding four helix bundle protein, which yields MSHSYRDLVAWREAKNLAVEVYRLSEKFPKQEIYGLTSQVRRAAISVVSNIAEGQGRLTQGEFVQFLGHSRGSLLEVLTQLEISVELGYLNGEDFRILDSKAATVLRLLNGLLASMRNRSKAASAE from the coding sequence ATGTCGCACTCCTATCGAGATCTCGTTGCTTGGCGGGAGGCAAAGAATCTTGCTGTTGAGGTGTATCGATTATCAGAGAAGTTCCCCAAGCAGGAGATTTATGGCTTAACTTCACAAGTCAGGCGTGCAGCGATATCCGTCGTTTCGAATATCGCCGAAGGCCAGGGGAGGTTGACACAAGGTGAATTCGTTCAATTTCTCGGCCATTCCCGAGGTTCTCTCCTCGAAGTGCTGACGCAATTAGAAATCTCAGTCGAACTCGGCTATTTGAATGGAGAGGATTTTCGAATTCTCGACTCAAAAGCTGCAACCGTTCTGCGCTTGTTAAATGGATTGCTAGCGTCGATGAGAAACAGATCGAAAGCGGCTTCCGCAGAGTGA